Proteins encoded together in one Carya illinoinensis cultivar Pawnee chromosome 3, C.illinoinensisPawnee_v1, whole genome shotgun sequence window:
- the LOC122304010 gene encoding early nodulin-like protein 1: MESIRTRFLIGFLFVMLLTFLSSSQAYTFFVGGKDGWVLNPPENYNHWAERNRFQVNDTLFFKYKKGSDSVLVVTKDRYHSCDNTNPIQSFTEGDSVFKFDRSGPFYFISGKGDHCQKGQKLVVVVLAVRNKTRHAPSPSPSPAADTPTLPPTAPTPEGESSHSGAPAPDQSPSDIRDAPAPLPSGKSGAVAGCRVFSVGLALVISIGVNVVLRSFVM; the protein is encoded by the exons ATGGAGTCTATCAGAACGAGATTTCTAATTGGGTTCCTGTTTGTGATGCTGCTGACGTTTCTTAGCTCGTCTCAAGCTTACACATTCTTCGTTGGTGGCAAAGATGGCTGGGTTTTAAACCCTCCTGAGAACTACAACCACTGGGCTGAACGAAATAGGTTTCAAGTCAACGATACTCTCT TTTTCAAATACAAGAAAGGATCTGATTCAGTCTTGGTCGTCACAAAGGACCGTTACCATTCATGCGACAACACGAATCCTATACAGTCTTTCACAGAAGGCGATTCAGTCTTCAAGTTTGATCGTTCCGGCCCATTTTACTTCATCTCCGGCAAAGGTGACCATTGCCAAAAGGGTCAGAAACTCGTCGTCGTCGTCTTGGCCGTGCGGAACAAAACTCGCCAcgctccttctccttctccttctccggCCGCTGACACTCCAACATTGCCTCCTACGGCACCAACCCCGGAAGGGGAGTCATCGCATAGTGGGGCTCCAGCGCCTGATCAGAGTCCGTCAGATATTCGGGATGCTCCAGCACCACTTCCATCGGGAAAATCTGGTGCAGTAGCAGGTTGTAGAGTTTTTTCAGTTGGGTTGGCTTTGGTTATCAGTATTGGGGTGAATGTTGTTTTGAGAAGCTTTGTCATGTGA